The DNA window CAATCATCGCCCACGAATAGCCGTCCGCTAATAATAAGAGGAGGTGGGCGCGTAAGCGCACGCGCTCATTGGCGCCTTTCCGATATTGCTCGAGCAACGCTTGGCGCTCCCGCTTGCTTATGCGAAGGTGTTCCCCGTCCATCGCTTCACCTCCGTAGGCACTGACAAACTTTATCCATTTGCCATCCTAGGAGGTGAAGCACTTTCCGTCCAATGGGTTTTTATTTAGATCAACCCGATACCAGCCATTGCCGCCTATGCCAGGCTGACCTTCATTCCAAGTATCTGGCAAGCGTCGCTGCTGCCATTGAGAGGCATCAGCAATAGGTGGAGTTTCTCCTTCTGCAAGAAAAAATGAGGCAGCGGTTATCGACAAAGGAGTCGTATCAGCTTGCGCGATTCTTGCACCGGTAATCGTCAAGATGAAAACCAATGCACATGTACCGAGGAAAGGTCGACGCTCGAATCTCATACGTTAGTCTCATTGTCCAAGGAGGTCAGACGTCATTGCGAGCAGAGCGAAGCAATCGCTGCCTGAGTTTCTACTATTTTTGAGATTGCTTCGTCGCCCCTGGCTCCTCGCAATGGCAATACTCCGTGTTCTCTTCTCAAATATTCTCCCGATCCCTTGCATCTTTTCTCTCTCATCTCTCGTTCTACTTTTCAAACTCCACCAGTCCGCTGTGGATAGTTTCAAATACCGCCTCACTCCGAGAGTGTACGGCCAACTTGCGATAGATATTCTTGATGTGTGATGGAACGGTCTGCACCGATATTGTCAGCAAACCAGCGATCTCCTTATAACTGAAGCCTTTCACAATAAGACTCAAGACATCCCGCTCACGCTCTGTCAACATTTTCGCGTCGGCTTCGACGGGTTTAGGTGGCGCTTCCTGATGAAAGCGCTTGAGCAGGTATCGAGCTATCGACGGACTTATAGGTGACCCACCATTGACGAGTTGCAGCACGGCCTCACCGATATCGTGGCTTGTACTGTCTTTGAGCAGATAACCGGTAGCACCTGCTTTCAAAGCAGCCAGGACATGCTTTTCATCGCCAAAGACGGTGATAACCATCACG is part of the Deltaproteobacteria bacterium genome and encodes:
- a CDS encoding response regulator transcription factor produces the protein METYSVLIVEDEPLARQRLANALAQHPHFTLSAVVGTCREARAALTVALPRVLLVDLGLPDGDGIELIREVVERRQDVDVMVITVFGDEKHVLAALKAGATGYLLKDSTSHDIGEAVLQLVNGGSPISPSIARYLLKRFHQEAPPKPVEADAKMLTERERDVLSLIVKGFSYKEIAGLLTISVQTVPSHIKNIYRKLAVHSRSEAVFETIHSGLVEFEK